Genomic segment of Salvia splendens isolate huo1 chromosome 12, SspV2, whole genome shotgun sequence:
GGCAAGAACGCAATAGGATTATTGTTAGTCGCCTTAACAGTCCCTTGTGCAAATCTCTCTGGTCTGAAAAGATGAACATCTTCTCCCCATATATTAGGATCATGATGCATTGCCAATGGCAAAATATATAGCTCCATTTGAGGTGGTAGAGTTAGCTTCCCAAGCTTAACTCGCTTATCCACTTTTCTCTTAATTAATGGCACCGGAGGGTATAGTCTCAGTGATTCTTCTATGATCATGTTCATCTAAGCACAACCATTCAAGAATGTTAATTACTTGTGAAAGCAAAACAATATTTTGAGAGGGTTTCTTACTGTTTTTAGTCTTGAAATGCCGTCTGCACTAGGATTCAGCTGCCCAAACGCATCAGTAACCTCGTCCCTTGCTTTGTCTTGCCATTCTTGGTTCTTGGCAAGAAGAAGAACAGTCCATGCTAGCAACGCTGTCGTTGTTTCGTGCCCAGCGAAGTAGAATGTCTTGCACTCATCAACTATGTCTTCTGTCGAGATCCTAATGTTTTGATCCTTGTCCAGATTAGCTTCTAAGAGCATTCCAAGAAAATCTTTTCGTGAATTTCCTTGCTTTTCTCGTTTGTTTATTATCTGTATGATGCAGTCGCGGATCCCTTTCTCTAGTTTCTCTGATTCAACCTCGTCTTTGTCTGTCAAGAACAGGCTGCCAAAGAATTCAAGATGAAAACACATTGAAACATTTGTGTAACAACTCTAGTTAGTATAGTAAGGTATTTACCTCGTGCCAGGAAACTTAACCTTGAGAGTGTTTCTTGAAAGAAGCGACGCTAACTTCGTCAACATATCAAATATGTTCTGCCCTTCCAAGTAGTTGCTGCCAAAGGCTGTCTTTGAAATAACCTGTGATGTCAATACCTTGAACTCTTCGAACACCTCAATCTCTTTGCCCTCGTAGCTCTTCCACTTGTCTAGCATCGCCTCCACACTTGTGACCATTGCAGGAATCATATTCTACAGTTTCACAAAGCCATGACACGAGTGAAACATTCTTACATTTTAAGTATGCTTGTGTAGTTGCAGACTCACTTTCAAGCTCTCCGCATGGAAAGCATTATTGGCAAGCTTTCGCATCCTTTTCCACTTCTGTCCTTTAGATGATGACACGCCGTCTCCCAGCAATTTCTGTGCAAAACCATCAAGATCTATTTTTGGGTAGTCACCTCCTTTGTTGTTTAGTATCTCCTTAACAAGTTCTGTTTCGGTAACTACCAACTGTGGTTGAAAACCGTACCAGTTGAGGTAGTTTTCACCTGTCACAAGAGAGAATATTAAAACTAAATGTGCAAGACTAAAACAGAGACTAACACGGAATGGCTTTTTATGTTTGAGGATAGTTACCATACTGTTGTGTCCATGAATGTACATGAGGTAGAATTCTcgcgtatatattgtgtgaGACGTCTTCCATTGCATGTCCGGTCGCCTCCCTTCTCATCTCCATAATCTCCTTCGTGTTTCCATACAGCCATCTGGGTGGAGGGCCGTTGATGCCTTGGGACGACATGAGGTGGCTTACGCGTATTGGATTCAACCATATTTTCTTAATCAATCGAACTATATTTCGCAAGACATAAACCAACAGACATACAGCAAGAAAGATTGTTACTAATACAAGAGTTTCCATCTTCTTTCAACTGATAATGGAATAAAGACATAGTATTATATCAGCAGTCACCAACTAGCAATGTTTGTCATTACCTTGTGGAAGTGTGGATGttaatttgttgttaaattactCTGTCATTGTCGATTCTGATGACATTAAAATAAGCAATTATTGTACTATTTAAACTACTCTATTTGGTAGTATTAAGCATTGGTTGACATCAACACCTCAGAGTCTCAGAAAATCAAACTAATAGAAAATGTTGGTGGTCCTTGAGATGATGGTATGACATGAATTCTTGTTTAAGGGATGATTGGGAGTTGAGAGTGATATAAGTGATAAAGTATATCTGATTCAACTCATTATCATTTTTAATGTTATCTGATGTATGCATTATTGCATTCAATAATAAGATTGTGTTGCATTATTGCATTCAATAATAAGATTGTGTTTCTAGTTTCTTATTAAGAGAATCACAATAGTGACATAAGAACAATCTTTTGTGGTCCTTACATTATATTATAGTTTTGTGGTCCTTAAACATTGTATGTTTCTTATGTGACTTCAATCTGGACATTAGCATAGTTTATTGTCTTTGATGAAGATAAGTTATGATACCGATCATATCATTGTCTCATCGATATGTATTCCATCCAGCGATCTGATCGACTTAAACATAGGAAATATCACTTCTTCCAACTTAAACACTTGTTTCACACATGAACTTATTTCCATCACACATAATTGCAAACATATGCACAAAAAGACATTCATGCAGTGCATTTACACTTTTTTGAGGATGACTTGAACTCCATTTTTGGGAGTAAGTATGAAGACATCAGCAGGGTTGTGTACGTAGTTAGGCGAGAGGGCAAACTTGTACTTTTGCAGGATCATGGATAGTGCAATCTTGGCTTCATTGGTGGTGAAGTTGAGACCTACACAAGTCCGAGTCCCCATTCCAAAAGGCAGAAATGCAGCACCGTTGTTATTGGTAGCTTTAGCAACACCTTGTGCGAATCTCTCTGGTTTGAAGAGAAGCACGTCGTTGCCCCAGATTTCAGGGTTGTGGTGCAAAGCTAGAACTGAAATGAAAATGTTGGTGTTGGGAAATACACAGAGCTGTCCTAGTTTAGTTTCCTTGGCAACTTTCCTCGTCATTGTAAGAACTGGAGGGTATAGCCTCAAACACTCGTTGATGATCATGTTCATCTGCATTCACATTTAACAATCTCATTCAATATGACTATATATGCAAAAGCAAGACTATTGGTAATGAGCTTTATTACTATTCTGAGCCTCGCAATGCCATCAGAATCCGGGCTGCTCCCTCCAAATGTTTCCATCACTTCCTCCCTAGCTCTGTCTTGCCACTCCGTGTGTGTCGCTAGGAGCACAGCACACCACCCGAGCAAGCTTGTGGTCGTCAGATGGCCTGCACCGTAGATGGCCTTGATCTCATCAATCATCTGTTCTGTCGTGATCCTCTTCTTGACATCAGATTGATGGCTGCTTCCGACAAGTTGCCCCAGGTAATCACACCCGAAGTCATCAAGATTCCCATTTTTCTTCGCGTCTATCTCCCTCTTTCGCACTTTCTCCAGTATAGCACTCTTGATTCTTTGCTCGAGATTATTCGCCTCAACCTCATCATTGTTTCTTACTAGGGAACTGAATGGGACAGACACATCATAGCGTAACAAATAACATCACAACTTTTTAAACTTAACTATCAAGGTGTAATGTGATAGCACTATATGTATATACCTGATTATTGGAACTCTGACTTTATACACATTTCTAACTGTAACTTCTGTCAATTTTGCTACCATCTCAAATATATGCTCCCCATCAATGTGACTACTCCCAAAGGCAGTTCTTGAAATCACTTCAGTCGTCAGCTTCCCGAATTCTTTGAACACGTCGATCTCCTTTCCTCCATAGCTCTCCCACTTCATCAACATCATGGCGACACTTGCACTCATCTCTGGAACCATTCTCTGCAAATGAAAATCCAATGCTGCTAAAAAACAAAATCTCTTTCACCAGAAAATGGCGGAAAGGACTTACCTTGAGGCTGTCTGCATGGAAAGTGTGATTAGCCAGTTTTCTCACTTTGGCCCATTTTTCACCCTCATTTGTGATGAGTGCTTCTCCCAGCAACTTCTTTGCAGCACCCTCGACCTCCATTTTCGGGAAAACACCTTCTCTGTTCGTCATTAGATCCTTTATCAGCTCTGGTTCAGTAACAAACAATTGGCATTGGGAACCATGCCAGCAAATGAAATTCTTCCCTGTCACCAAATATAAGTCTATCAACTCTTGTCTCATcgtagaaaaaaaatcaagaaatataAATGAACCTGTGTCTCTTACCATAGGCCTTGGTCCATGCATAGACATGAGGTTGAATTCTTGGAAATAAGTCATGTGAAATATCCATCATTGGTTTATCCATGAATTGGCTTCTCATGTGAGAGATATCTTTGGTGTCTCCATGAGGGAATTTGTAAGCTGGACCTCGGATTCCCTGCGACCGCATTTTAGCTTGCAGCCGAATCGGAGTCCAAAATATTTTGTGCAAGAATCTGAGCAAGTAGAAGCACAAAATTGCTGAAAGAAGTACCATCACTACTAACATTCTCATTAGCACTGATTTTTCCCTATGACTTATGTTTGTCAATGAATTTTTTTCGGTAATGGAAAGGGGAATGGAACCTTTTGTTATCTTTCTCAATCTTTGGCAATTATCTTATTCCATTTTATCTTCATAGTAGATGTGATATATCGATTTTTGTATCTTATTCTTGACATACTGTTTTTCTTAATTGCCATAGTCAAATATATTTGGCTATAATCACTCTTAATGGTGACCTGCAAACAACCTTTGTGGTCCCTTATACTATTCTTCccaaaaagacaaaaaaaacagCAATAATGCTAATAATTAATACCACCAAAATGAAGTGAAAGAGTTGTTTTCATAACAAGGAAACAAACTATGctaagatcaagatcaagatcacaAAAACTGTGTTTCAGACTTGAACAATCCATTTTacatagtagtataattttattccTATAGACAAACAGACACACAACAACACTATAGTACACAGTCATGAACTGGATGAACATTTTGGTCCCAGATTTTTTCGAGGATGACTTGAATTCCATTTCTTGGGACAAGAATGATGTCCTCAATGGGGCGGTGGACGTAGTTAAGTGAGAGGAAGAACTTGTAGTTGTGTAGAATCATTGCAAGGGCAATATTGGCTTTGGTGGTGGTGAACTCGAAACCTACACAAGTTCGAGCCCCCATCCCAAACGGTACAAATGCAGCAGTGTTATTGTTCGTTGCTTTAATAACCCCATGTGCAAATCTCTCCGGTTTAAAGAGAAGCACGTCGTCTCCCCAGATTTGAGGATTGTGGTGTAGAGCCAGCACAGAAATGAAAATGTTGGTGTTGGGAAATAGGCAGAGTTGGCCTATTTTGGTTTCCTTTGCAACTTTCCGAGTCAGTGAAAGAGCTGGAGGGTATAGCCTCAGACACTCATTAATTATCATGTTCATCTGCAAAGCATATTATGCATCAGAAAACATTTGACataggagtataaaaaaatatgaaaccaAGACAGCTTATTAGTACTATTTTGAGCCTTGCAATGTGATACGGGTACGTCGGCAGCTCAGGTTGGACAGCAGCTTTCTCCCATCGAGGACGAAGAACCGGAGGGAATAATGGCTCCGGAGTTGACTTGTGAGACGGTGGAACGAGGTAGAGCGTCACCAAGAGAGACGAACAAGCGTGTGAGGCCAAGAAGGAAGGCGGGGCCACCAGCCAGATTTGGTGACTTCGTCTCCAAATAAAGCGGCACGTAGAATAGAtgatttaattgtatttttgggatttattgttttgtttccttttatttttttgaacaaTTGGGTCGAGCAATTTATAAGCTCCGTTCCGGGTTTTcttagttggttctttcccgggccgtaagtcgaaccaaccctagggtccataGAATTATAAATAGGCGCTGAAATCATGAATAAGATTATCGAGATTTCGCCTACTTCTGTTTCTTTTACGTTTTCTTTGCAAACCCTAGCGGTCGACGGGATTTCGCCTCCCGGGACTTCTACAATCCAGCGTCCGATCTCCCATTGAGAGGATTACTCTTaacaaattggtgctttcactGAACTCATGGATGCCATTGTTTCGGAGGTTGGACGTTCATCTGGGATGCCGGTGATCGGGCTTGCCCCTCCGTCGAGCAGCGGCGGGAGGCCTTCGGATTCAACCAATCAAGGCTCAAATCCAGTTACACCGATGTTTGAGCATATCTTAGCCTCTTTGGCGCGATTCGAGACGCGTATGGATGATTTTGATCGGCGTTTGGTACCACCACGGGCAGAAACAACTCCGAGTTTTGGTCTACCGTCGCATTGGTTCACGGAGTCTCTACCACAATCGATACCGATCCCGGTTCCCACCCAATCGGTGGTTACCAGTTTCCAGCAGCAGCCACGTCGCACGTGGGAGCAGCCGTGGTCGACTGCGGGAACGAGCAGAGGGGACGGCACTTTGGGTTTTGCCCCGCCGCCGCTCTCTATGGCGGGCCAGTTTGGTGGATTCGCGGCTGGACCCCAGTTGGGCTCGGGCCCCTTAACGTCGTGGGAGCCGCCGGGGAGGGCTCAGTCGTCGACTCGTCAATCCACCTCTTGGGATAATCCAGCTTGGCACAATAATGGAGGTCACAGATCATGGGAACAACCCCGCGATGTCAAGATGAAACCTCCGCGCTTCAATGGGACTGACGCGGTGAATTGGATCGCGAGGGTGCAATATTATTTCGATCACCTAATGATGCCCGAAGCCTTTCGCCTCCATTACATGGTGATGCTCTTTGAAAATCAGGCGGCAGAATGGGTGTTTAATTACCGCACTAGTAACCCGGTGGTATTATGGAaggattttttggatgatgTGCGACGTCGTTTCGATCCTCAGAGTTTTGAGGATTATCTGGGCCTAATTGCTAAACTGGTACAGACAGGATCTCTGACAGAATACAATGCCACTTTTGAATCTATGCGCAATCGGATCCCGAATATTCCCGAGTCTACTTTTCTGCCAATTTACATCGCAGGTCTTCAGCAACCAGTTCGGAGTCAAGTCAAACACCAACACCCACGGTCGGTGGCGGCAGCTATGGCTTTGGCTATTGAGTTTGATGGCAGTACCGACAGTCTGGGCGCTTCAACCGGCCCCCAACGTCGCAATTGGGCGCCGAGAGACCTAAAGGGCCAGCCGTCGGCTACAAACCAGCAACAACAGCAGACCCCAACTGCGACCAGACCTGTGTATGCTCGGGGCCCTGAATATTCGAAGTTGCCGGTCATTCGCTTGACGGCTGCGGAACGCGCTGATCGTACTCGCTGGGGTTTGTGCGTATATTGCCAGGAAAAATGGGTGCAGAATCATGCCTGCAAAAGGCCCTTTTTGGCATATATGGGCGGCGACGAGTCAGACGAAGTGGAGGAGTTAGAGTCGCCTGCTGAGTCTCAGGAACCGGACGTGATCACGGCGGATCTCTCTCACATTTATGCTTTGGAAGGTCGCCAGAGGCCGGAAGCAATGGAATTTAAGGGGACCATTGGAGCTGACCCGGTGGTGATTCTGGTCGACACGGGCAGTTCCCACGATTTTTTGCATCCTAGAGTGGCGCAAAGGTTGTCCTTGCCTTTAACGGCGGTGAAGCCGTTTCGAGTTTATGTGGGTAACGGTGCATCATTGGTGTGCTCGCACGCTAGCCTGCGGACCCGGGTGGTGATCCAATCACAGGTTTTCTTGATTGATTTACATATCCTGCCTATTCACGGTCCGGACGTGATCCTCGGGTTGGCGTGGCTGAAGTCCTTACGGTGGGTAACGAGTGATTTTATTGACGGGACATTGGAGTTTGTGCGTAACGGAGCCCCGATTTGTTTGAAGGTGTCTTCCCCCGTCGCGCAGCACTCCTCCCTTAGGACTGTCGCGACATTACTGTCGCTACAAGGGGCGGCTGAGGTGTTTGAACTGGTATCGGTCCCCAGAATGGAGAACCAAGACGACGGGGCTGAGTTGTCACAATTTCCCGATGATCTAGACCCCATGGTGTTAGCAGTTCTGCGGTCCCACGAGACGGTGTTTCGCGCTCCAACGGGTGTGCCTCCTTCTCGCCCCTTTGATCACAGAATTCACTTGCTTCCGAACTCCCATCCAGTCAATGTTCGCCCCTACCGTTACCCTTATTTCCAGAAGACGGAAATAGAGAGACAAGTAAAGGAGATGTTGACCTCCGGGGTGATCAGGCCTAGCCAGAGTCCGTTTTCTTCACCAGTTCTGCTCATTCGAAAAAAGGATGGCTCCTTTAGGTTCTGCATTGACTACAGAGCTTTAAACACTGCTACGGTCCCTGATCATTTTCCGATACCCACCTCCGAGGAACTGTTTGATGAACTGGGGGCGGCGCGCTTTTTCACCAAGCTAGATCTGCGATCGGGGTACCATCAGATCCGAATGCACGCGGATGATGTTTTCAAAACCGCCTTCAGGACGCACGATGGCCACTTCGAATTCCTTGTCATGCCGTTTGGTCTTACTAATGCTCCGTCTACCTTCCAAGCAGCTATGAACACCATTTTTAGGCCCTTACTGCGCCTCTTCGTCATCGTCTTTTTTGACGACATTCTGGTCTACAGCCCGACTTTGGAGTCTCACGTTCGGCACTTACACGAGGTACttacaattttgaaaaataatatgttttttGTTAAGTTGTCCAAGTGTGTCTTCTGCAGCTTATCAGTCGATTACTTGGGTCATTTAATCTCGAACGGCCTGTTGAAAGCCGACCCTGAGAAGATTGCGGCGATGGTCGCATGGCAAGTTCCCTCGTCTATCAAACAGTTGCGGGGTTTCTTGGGACTTACGGGTTATTACCGGCGCTTCGTCGCGAATTATGCTTCCATTGCCGGCCCGTTAACAGAGCTGTTGAAGAAAGACGCTTTTGCTTGGACACCGGCCGCGGAGGAGAGCTTTGTGGCTCTAAAGGCAGCTATGACGTCAGCCCCGGTGTTGCGTTTGCCGGATTTTACCAAAGTATTTTACTTGGAAACGGATGCGTCAGATTTTGGGGTGGGCGCGGTACTCCTACATGATGGCCATCCCTTGGCTTATTTCAGTAAAAAATTGGGTCCGCGTCGTCGTGTGGCTTCCACTTATCATAAAGAGTTGTATGCGATCGTTGAGGCTGTTCAGAAGTGGCGGCAATATTTGTTGGGTCGAGAATTTGTTATTCGGAGCGATCAGAAAAGTTTGAAGGAATTATTGCAGCAAGTCATACAGACCCCCGACCAACAATTTTATGCCAGAAAATTAATGGGGTATAAGTTCCGTATAGAGTACAAGACCGGAGCATCTAACAGGGTGGCAGACGCTTTGTCTCGTCGGGATATGGAACCGGAAGTCGACTCTGAGGATCAGCTGCGATCCGCGTCGATGCTGCGGGCGATGGTGGCGCATCCGGTGCCAGATCTGTTAGAGACATTGCACGCAGAGAACGAGGAGTTGGAGGAACTGTTACACATCAGGAAGCTGATTGGAGATGGCAAGGCGGGTGGCCATTTGTTGTACGTCGATGGCTTGATCTATTGGGATCGACGCCTCTATGTGGGCGAGCAGTCGGCCGTGAAGAAGCCTTTACTTCAGGAACATCACTCGACTCCATTGGCTGGCCACCCGGGTGTGGAACGGACTTTTCGTCGGGTTGCGGCGCAATTCTATTGGAAGAATATGAGGCGAGATGTGCAAAAATTTGTTGAAGCTTGTATGGAGTGTCAGACGACAAAATACTCGACGCAAAAACCTGCCGGGTTGTTGCAACCTTTGCCTATTCCTTCTCAGGTTTGGGAGGATGTATCtatggactttgtgacgagtCTCCCACAGTCTAGAGGTTTCACGACAATTATGGTGGTCGTCGATCGATTGTCCAAGTACGCGCACTTTGCTCCATTGCCACCATCCTTTAATGCTCTGCGGGTGGCAAATCTTTTTATTGAGTCCGTGGTGAAACATCATGGGTTTCC
This window contains:
- the LOC121758156 gene encoding cytochrome P450 CYP749A22-like — translated: METLVLVTIFLAVCLLVYVLRNIVRLIKKIWLNPIRVSHLMSSQGINGPPPRWLYGNTKEIMEMRREATGHAMEDVSHNIYARILPHVHSWTQQYGENYLNWYGFQPQLVVTETELVKEILNNKGGDYPKIDLDGFAQKLLGDGVSSSKGQKWKRMRKLANNAFHAESLKNMIPAMVTSVEAMLDKWKSYEGKEIEVFEEFKVLTSQVISKTAFGSNYLEGQNIFDMLTKLASLLSRNTLKVKFPGTSLFLTDKDEVESEKLEKGIRDCIIQIINKREKQGNSRKDFLGMLLEANLDKDQNIRISTEDIVDECKTFYFAGHETTTALLAWTVLLLAKNQEWQDKARDEVTDAFGQLNPSADGISRLKTMNMIIEESLRLYPPVPLIKRKVDKRVKLGKLTLPPQMELYILPLAMHHDPNIWGEDVHLFRPERFAQGTVKATNNNPIAFLPFGFGPRTCLGLNFATVEAKIALSMILQRYRLILSPTYIHSPVQVFMIIPKHGVHVILQKI
- the LOC121757372 gene encoding cytochrome P450 CYP749A22-like, with translation MRMLVVMVLLSAILCFYLLRFLHKIFWTPIRLQAKMRSQGIRGPAYKFPHGDTKDISHMRSQFMDKPMMDISHDLFPRIQPHVYAWTKAYGKNFICWHGSQCQLFVTEPELIKDLMTNREGVFPKMEVEGAAKKLLGEALITNEGEKWAKVRKLANHTFHADSLKRMVPEMSASVAMMLMKWESYGGKEIDVFKEFGKLTTEVISRTAFGSSHIDGEHIFEMVAKLTEVTVRNVYKVRVPIISSLVRNNDEVEANNLEQRIKSAILEKVRKREIDAKKNGNLDDFGCDYLGQLVGSSHQSDVKKRITTEQMIDEIKAIYGAGHLTTTSLLGWCAVLLATHTEWQDRAREEVMETFGGSSPDSDGIARLRIMNMIINECLRLYPPVLTMTRKVAKETKLGQLCVFPNTNIFISVLALHHNPEIWGNDVLLFKPERFAQGVAKATNNNGAAFLPFGMGTRTCVGLNFTTNEAKIALSMILQKYKFALSPNYVHNPADVFILTPKNGVQVILKKV